The Mycolicibacterium boenickei genome has a segment encoding these proteins:
- a CDS encoding aromatic ring-hydroxylating oxygenase subunit alpha, producing the protein MTHGSTDTDTPRRADAIGDPPARPTLVPAVRYISPSFAQLEVARMWPRVWQQACTVDHVAEPGDYFEYRCGPYSVLIVRGDDGELRAFQNACRHRGNALCTGAGSSLRELKCGYHGWTWDLAGALKRIPNRKGFGTVHMSEFPLAAVQVDTWERLVFVNLDPGAMPLADYLEAVPGDIAWCGLGDFRCYATMTIDVDANWKTIADGYSETYHVQTLHPELHRCMDDVYAPQKIWGHTGKSESLYGVPSPRLAGALSDDEVWDAYVDTQGALMGIAEGTPFPRDRQSPGQTVADVIATQVKEFAAGRGVDIGWASTDQVMCLHQYNIFPNLTLLASADHLTVMTSLPGPDPDRGQLVMTLMTRMPAQAPRVTPTDVRLNAEEAHPGLVMSQDIAVLNGLQRGLHQPGFTHLVLSAEERRIINMHRNLERYLDLPEAERIREAEAGG; encoded by the coding sequence ATGACCCACGGCTCGACCGATACCGACACGCCACGACGGGCTGATGCGATCGGCGACCCGCCGGCACGCCCCACCCTGGTGCCGGCCGTCCGCTACATCTCACCGTCGTTCGCCCAACTCGAAGTGGCACGCATGTGGCCGCGCGTGTGGCAGCAGGCATGCACGGTCGATCATGTGGCCGAGCCGGGCGACTACTTCGAATACCGTTGCGGCCCCTACTCCGTTCTCATCGTCCGCGGCGATGACGGTGAGCTGCGCGCCTTCCAGAATGCCTGCCGCCACCGCGGCAACGCCCTGTGCACGGGCGCCGGTTCGTCGCTGCGGGAATTGAAGTGCGGCTACCACGGCTGGACCTGGGACCTGGCCGGCGCGCTCAAACGGATCCCGAACCGCAAGGGATTCGGCACGGTGCACATGTCGGAGTTCCCGCTGGCGGCGGTACAGGTCGACACCTGGGAACGGTTGGTGTTCGTCAACCTCGACCCCGGCGCCATGCCGCTGGCCGACTACCTTGAGGCGGTCCCCGGCGACATCGCCTGGTGCGGGCTCGGCGACTTCCGTTGCTACGCAACGATGACCATCGACGTCGACGCCAACTGGAAGACCATCGCCGACGGCTACAGCGAGACCTACCATGTCCAGACCCTGCATCCCGAACTGCACCGGTGTATGGACGACGTGTACGCGCCCCAGAAGATCTGGGGCCACACCGGCAAATCCGAATCCCTCTACGGGGTTCCGAGTCCGCGCCTGGCCGGGGCGCTGAGCGACGACGAGGTGTGGGACGCCTATGTCGACACGCAGGGCGCCCTGATGGGGATCGCCGAGGGCACGCCGTTCCCCCGTGACCGGCAGTCGCCCGGCCAGACCGTGGCCGACGTGATCGCCACGCAGGTCAAGGAATTCGCGGCCGGTCGCGGCGTCGACATCGGCTGGGCCAGCACCGACCAGGTGATGTGCCTGCACCAGTACAACATCTTTCCCAACCTGACCCTGCTGGCCAGCGCCGACCACCTGACGGTGATGACCTCCCTGCCGGGCCCCGATCCCGATCGGGGCCAACTCGTGATGACGCTGATGACCCGCATGCCTGCACAGGCACCGCGGGTCACCCCGACCGATGTCCGGCTGAACGCCGAGGAGGCCCATCCCGGTCTGGTGATGAGCCAGGACATCGCCGTGCTGAACGGCCTGCAACGCGGGCTGCACCAGCCGGGGTTCACCCATCTGGTGCTGTCCGCCGAGGAGCGGAGAATCATCAACATGCACCGCAATCTCGAGCGCTACCTCGACCTGCCCGAGGCCGAACGCATCCGCGAGGCGGAAGCCGGCGGATGA
- a CDS encoding YwaF family protein — protein MFSAQREFSAYGPSHLIVLAVFATGAVLLVMIGRRQSEAQARILSRVLAGLLVAAFLVALVYKLVDPTIDTSVPLQLCDLAELAAAYALWSQRHWAFVLTYYWGLVLSSQALITPDIGTAKDGAPDFPHHLFVTFFTLHVLVVLAAIYLTWGRGMRPRWRDYRFAVIATLAWVAFTFTFNVVAGTNYGYLNRKPPTASVLDVLGPWPVYLLAEVVIVLIVWALMTWPWERARQRATTAASQL, from the coding sequence ATGTTCTCTGCGCAGCGCGAGTTTTCGGCGTATGGCCCCTCGCATCTGATCGTGCTGGCGGTGTTCGCAACGGGCGCCGTGCTTCTGGTGATGATCGGCCGTCGGCAGTCCGAGGCGCAGGCCCGCATCCTGAGCCGGGTCCTCGCGGGACTCCTGGTCGCGGCATTCCTCGTGGCCCTGGTCTACAAGCTGGTCGACCCCACCATCGACACCTCGGTACCGCTGCAGTTGTGTGACCTCGCGGAGCTGGCGGCGGCGTATGCCTTGTGGTCGCAACGGCATTGGGCCTTCGTGCTGACCTACTACTGGGGCCTCGTGCTGAGCTCGCAGGCGTTGATCACCCCGGATATCGGTACGGCCAAGGACGGCGCTCCCGACTTTCCCCACCATCTGTTCGTCACGTTCTTCACGCTGCACGTGCTCGTCGTGCTGGCGGCCATCTACCTGACGTGGGGGAGAGGGATGCGGCCGCGGTGGCGCGACTACCGCTTCGCCGTCATCGCGACCCTGGCCTGGGTGGCGTTCACCTTCACCTTCAACGTGGTCGCGGGTACCAATTACGGCTACCTCAACAGAAAGCCTCCCACCGCGTCCGTGCTGGACGTGCTGGGTCCGTGGCCGGTGTACCTACTGGCCGAGGTCGTGATCGTCCTCATCGTGTGGGCGCTGATGACCTGGCCGTGGGAGCGGGCGAGGCAACGCGCGACGACGGCCGCGTCTCAGCTGTGA
- a CDS encoding MMPL/RND family transporter: MQTKAPHTRIARTIRALAVPIVLGWVLLTILTNVLVPPLEKVGEENTVGLSAKDAPAMIAMRKIGANFQEFDSDSNAMVVLEGEQPLGDDAHHYYDGIVDQLEADTAHVQHVADFWGDPLTASGAQSNDGKSAYVQVYLRGNQGETLANDSVAAVREIINQSSPPAGIKVYVTGGAPLVSDQHHAGDKSVARVTAITLVVIAVMLLIVYRSIATMILVLVMVFMELGAARGIVAFLAHTGVIGLSTFAVNLLTLMVIAAGTDYAIFAIGRYQEARGAGEDREAAYYTMFRGTAHVVLGSGMTIAGAMLCLSFTRLPYFQTMGVPCAVGTFVAVIAALTMGPAVIVIGSRFGRFEPKRSIRSRGWRRVGIAVVRWPGPILAATLGLALIGLLTLPGYKTNYDARKYLPPDLAANVGYAAAERHFSAARMNPELLMIETDHDLRNPADFLIIDKIAKGIVRVPGISRVQAITRPNGRPIEHTSIPFLLSRQGTTNTMNRKYQQDRMADMLVQADEMQKSIDTLEETARLTQEMADTTHSMVTKMKAMTIDIAELRDNISDFDDWLRPIRNYFYWEPHCADIPVCWSIRSIFDTLDGVDTMTDDIQKLLPDMERLDTLMPQLVALMPQQIESMKTMKTMMLTQRSTQAGQQDQMAAMQENSTAMGKAFDEARNDDTFYLPPEAFDNKDFKRGMKNFISPDGKSVRFIISHEGDPATPEGVNHVEPIKLAAKEALKGTPLEGSRIYLAGTAATYKDMKDGSFYDLLIAGIAAVSLIFIIMLLITRSAVAAAVIVGTVLLSLGASFGLSVLVWQHLLGLELHWMVLAMSVILLLAVGSDYNLLLVSRFKEELSGGLKTGIIRAMAGTGSVVTSAGLVFAFTMASFAFSDLKVMAQVGTTIALGLLFDTLIVRSFMTPAIAALMGRWFWWPQVVQSAASKRRLAALRRESTYKASPQL; this comes from the coding sequence GTGCAGACCAAGGCACCACATACACGCATAGCCCGGACGATCCGGGCGCTGGCGGTACCCATCGTGCTCGGCTGGGTCCTGCTGACCATCCTGACCAACGTGCTGGTCCCGCCGCTTGAGAAGGTCGGCGAGGAGAACACCGTCGGGCTGAGCGCCAAAGATGCGCCGGCGATGATCGCCATGCGCAAGATCGGTGCCAACTTCCAGGAGTTCGACTCCGACAGCAACGCCATGGTGGTGCTGGAAGGGGAGCAGCCCCTCGGCGACGACGCCCACCATTACTACGACGGCATCGTCGACCAGCTCGAAGCCGACACCGCCCACGTGCAGCACGTTGCCGACTTCTGGGGCGACCCACTGACCGCCTCGGGGGCACAGAGCAACGACGGCAAGTCCGCTTACGTTCAGGTCTATCTGCGCGGCAACCAGGGCGAAACGCTGGCCAACGATTCGGTGGCCGCGGTCCGGGAGATCATCAACCAGTCGTCGCCTCCGGCCGGGATCAAGGTGTACGTGACGGGCGGGGCTCCGCTGGTGTCGGATCAGCACCATGCCGGCGACAAGAGCGTCGCCCGCGTCACCGCCATCACGCTCGTCGTGATCGCGGTGATGTTGCTGATCGTCTACCGGTCGATCGCCACCATGATCCTGGTGCTCGTCATGGTGTTCATGGAGCTCGGCGCGGCCCGCGGCATCGTGGCGTTCCTGGCCCACACCGGGGTGATCGGGTTGTCGACGTTCGCGGTCAACCTGCTGACGTTGATGGTCATCGCGGCAGGCACCGACTATGCGATCTTCGCGATCGGTCGCTATCAGGAGGCGCGTGGTGCCGGCGAAGACCGGGAAGCCGCGTACTACACGATGTTCCGTGGAACCGCGCACGTGGTTCTCGGTTCCGGGATGACGATCGCCGGCGCCATGCTGTGTCTCAGCTTCACGCGCCTGCCGTACTTCCAGACCATGGGTGTGCCGTGTGCTGTCGGTACGTTCGTCGCGGTCATCGCCGCGCTGACGATGGGCCCGGCGGTCATCGTGATCGGCAGCCGGTTCGGACGTTTCGAGCCCAAACGTAGTATCCGGTCACGGGGCTGGCGCCGTGTCGGCATCGCGGTGGTGCGGTGGCCCGGGCCGATCCTGGCCGCCACCCTGGGGCTGGCGCTCATCGGTCTGCTCACCCTGCCGGGGTACAAGACCAATTACGACGCGCGCAAGTACCTGCCCCCGGATCTGGCGGCGAATGTCGGATATGCCGCTGCCGAAAGGCATTTCAGCGCCGCACGGATGAACCCCGAACTGCTGATGATCGAGACCGATCACGACCTGCGGAACCCGGCGGACTTCCTGATCATCGACAAGATCGCCAAGGGGATCGTCCGGGTGCCGGGCATCTCCCGGGTCCAGGCGATCACCCGCCCCAACGGCCGACCGATCGAGCACACCAGTATCCCGTTCCTGCTGAGCCGGCAGGGCACGACCAACACGATGAACCGGAAGTACCAGCAGGACCGGATGGCCGACATGCTGGTACAGGCCGACGAGATGCAGAAGAGTATCGACACTCTGGAGGAGACGGCGCGGCTGACTCAGGAGATGGCCGACACCACGCACTCGATGGTGACCAAGATGAAGGCGATGACGATCGACATCGCCGAATTGCGGGACAACATATCGGATTTCGACGACTGGCTGCGCCCCATCCGCAACTACTTCTACTGGGAGCCGCACTGCGCCGACATCCCGGTGTGCTGGTCGATCCGGTCGATTTTCGACACCCTTGACGGCGTCGACACCATGACCGACGACATTCAGAAGCTCCTGCCCGACATGGAGCGGCTCGACACGCTGATGCCGCAGTTGGTCGCGCTGATGCCCCAGCAGATCGAGTCCATGAAAACCATGAAGACGATGATGCTGACGCAGCGGTCCACGCAGGCCGGTCAGCAGGATCAGATGGCCGCCATGCAGGAGAATTCGACGGCGATGGGCAAGGCCTTCGACGAGGCCCGCAATGACGACACGTTCTATCTTCCGCCGGAAGCCTTCGACAACAAGGACTTCAAGCGTGGCATGAAGAACTTCATCTCGCCCGACGGTAAGTCGGTGCGGTTCATCATCAGCCACGAGGGAGATCCCGCAACGCCGGAGGGCGTCAACCATGTGGAGCCGATCAAGCTGGCGGCGAAGGAAGCGCTCAAGGGCACGCCGCTGGAGGGCTCGAGGATCTATCTGGCCGGCACCGCGGCCACCTACAAGGACATGAAAGACGGGTCGTTCTACGATCTGCTGATCGCCGGAATCGCCGCGGTATCACTGATTTTCATCATCATGCTGCTCATCACCCGGAGCGCGGTGGCCGCGGCGGTGATCGTCGGCACGGTGCTGTTGTCCCTCGGCGCCTCATTCGGATTGTCCGTGCTCGTCTGGCAGCACCTGCTCGGGCTGGAACTGCACTGGATGGTGCTGGCGATGTCGGTCATCCTGCTGCTGGCGGTCGGCTCCGACTACAACCTGCTGCTGGTGTCCCGCTTCAAGGAGGAACTGTCGGGCGGCCTGAAGACCGGCATCATCAGGGCAATGGCGGGAACCGGCTCAGTGGTGACCTCGGCGGGCCTGGTGTTCGCCTTCACCATGGCGTCGTTCGCGTTCAGTGATCTCAAGGTGATGGCACAGGTGGGCACCACCATCGCGCTCGGCCTGCTGTTCGACACCCTTATCGTGAGGTCGTTCATGACCCCGGCGATCGCGGCGTTGATGGGCCGGTGGTTCTGGTGGCCGCAGGTCGTCCAGTCGGCGGCGTCCAAGCGGCGCCTGGCAGCGCTCCGACGGGAGTCCACATACAAAGCCTCTCCACAGCTCTGA
- a CDS encoding TetR/AcrR family transcriptional regulator: MSPKAKPIDADVILDAAASLIESDGVEAFSMRGLAERIGVAVTSIYWHIGGRDALFDSLVDRLVAEMAGLPMEGDTPVDRIASLARNQRGLLIRRQHLLAIAHERDRTPRLFLPVQQKLAAELAEAGVIGTHAALVLRAVQVHVTASAVMLFSAVRGPAHEEEDPSLWTADWPDQALVAALQSPTDYDAVFEYGLDAMLAPLAVPARANGRLRAARSSST; this comes from the coding sequence ATGAGTCCCAAGGCAAAGCCGATCGATGCCGACGTCATCCTCGACGCGGCCGCGAGCCTCATCGAATCCGATGGGGTGGAGGCGTTCTCGATGCGCGGGCTCGCCGAGCGGATCGGCGTGGCCGTCACCTCGATCTACTGGCACATCGGCGGCCGTGACGCGCTCTTCGACAGCCTGGTCGACCGCCTGGTCGCCGAGATGGCCGGACTGCCCATGGAAGGCGACACTCCGGTCGATCGGATCGCCTCGCTGGCCCGCAACCAGCGCGGCCTGCTGATCCGCCGCCAGCATCTGCTGGCCATCGCCCATGAGCGGGACCGCACACCGAGGCTGTTCCTGCCGGTCCAGCAGAAACTCGCCGCCGAACTGGCCGAAGCGGGGGTCATCGGGACCCACGCCGCCCTGGTGTTACGGGCCGTGCAGGTGCACGTGACCGCCTCTGCAGTGATGCTCTTCTCGGCTGTGCGGGGCCCCGCGCACGAGGAGGAGGACCCGTCGCTGTGGACTGCCGACTGGCCCGATCAGGCACTCGTCGCAGCCCTGCAGTCCCCCACCGACTACGACGCGGTGTTCGAGTACGGCCTCGACGCGATGTTGGCGCCGCTGGCTGTGCCGGCCCGTGCCAACGGACGGCTCAGGGCAGCACGGTCTTCATCAACATGA
- a CDS encoding N-acyl-D-amino-acid deacylase family protein, which produces MFDLKITGGTVVDGTGADRFTADVAIKDGKIVEVHRRGADGPTLAGDAAETIDATGKIVAPGFVDIHTHYDGQVSWDAVLEPSSNHGVTTVVAGNCGVGFAPVRPGQEDWLIKLMEGVEDIPGTALTEGITWGWETFGEYLDVIGRRELAVDMGTQIAHGAVRAYAMGERGARNEPATPDDIKAMAELVQEAIEAGALGFSSSRTLAHRAMDGEPVPGTFAAEDELFALGRATAAGGAAVFELAPQGAAGEDIVAPKTELEWMRRLGEEIDCALSFALIQVDADPNLWREQLDLSAAAHQAGSRLFPQVAARPFGMLLGFPGHHAFTHRPTYRRLQAECTREELAERLADPKVRAAILAEEDLPIDPNKLFDGMFMLAQNAANRLYHIGEPPDYEPTDERTVAAIAKQRGVDPLAAMYDLMLEANGGAMLMYPMFNYSDGNHDAIREMLTHPAGVLGLSDGGAHCSMICDASYPTFLLTHWARDRHRGEKLPLEYVIRKQSHDTAQLYGMSDRGVISVGKKADVNVIDLDALTLHAPRMAYDLPAGGKRLVQGASGYDATIVSGTVTRRHGVDTGARPGRLVRGTR; this is translated from the coding sequence GTGTTCGATCTCAAAATCACCGGCGGCACTGTGGTCGACGGGACCGGCGCTGATCGGTTCACCGCAGATGTCGCGATCAAGGACGGAAAGATCGTCGAGGTGCATCGGCGCGGCGCCGACGGCCCGACTCTGGCCGGTGACGCAGCCGAAACCATCGACGCCACAGGCAAGATCGTCGCCCCCGGCTTCGTCGATATTCACACCCACTACGACGGCCAGGTGTCCTGGGACGCAGTGCTCGAACCATCGAGCAACCACGGTGTCACCACCGTGGTGGCGGGCAACTGCGGCGTCGGCTTCGCCCCGGTCCGGCCCGGCCAGGAGGACTGGCTGATCAAGCTCATGGAGGGCGTCGAGGACATCCCCGGCACCGCGCTGACCGAGGGCATCACCTGGGGTTGGGAGACCTTCGGCGAGTACCTGGACGTGATCGGCCGGCGTGAACTGGCCGTCGACATGGGGACCCAGATTGCTCACGGTGCCGTGCGCGCCTATGCGATGGGAGAGCGCGGCGCCCGCAACGAACCCGCGACGCCCGACGACATCAAGGCGATGGCCGAGTTGGTGCAGGAGGCGATCGAAGCTGGTGCGCTTGGTTTTTCGTCCTCCCGTACCCTTGCCCACCGGGCCATGGACGGCGAGCCCGTCCCCGGCACCTTCGCCGCCGAGGACGAGCTGTTCGCCCTGGGCCGGGCCACCGCCGCCGGTGGTGCGGCGGTGTTCGAGCTGGCTCCGCAGGGTGCTGCAGGCGAAGACATCGTCGCCCCCAAGACGGAACTCGAGTGGATGCGCCGCCTCGGCGAGGAGATCGACTGCGCGCTCAGCTTCGCCCTGATCCAGGTCGACGCCGACCCGAACCTGTGGCGGGAGCAGCTCGACCTGTCGGCCGCCGCGCATCAGGCCGGTAGCCGGTTGTTCCCGCAGGTCGCGGCGCGACCGTTCGGCATGCTGCTGGGCTTTCCCGGTCACCACGCCTTCACCCACCGGCCGACCTACCGGCGCCTGCAGGCCGAATGCACCCGCGAGGAGCTGGCCGAGCGGCTCGCGGACCCGAAGGTACGGGCGGCGATCCTGGCCGAGGAAGACCTGCCGATCGACCCGAACAAGCTCTTCGACGGCATGTTCATGCTCGCGCAGAATGCGGCAAACCGGCTGTACCACATCGGGGAACCGCCGGACTACGAACCGACCGACGAGCGCACCGTCGCGGCGATCGCCAAGCAGCGTGGGGTGGACCCCCTGGCGGCGATGTACGACCTGATGCTCGAGGCCAATGGCGGCGCCATGCTGATGTATCCGATGTTCAACTACTCCGACGGCAACCACGATGCGATCCGGGAGATGCTCACTCACCCGGCCGGCGTGCTGGGCCTGTCCGACGGCGGCGCGCACTGCAGCATGATCTGCGACGCCTCCTACCCGACGTTCCTGCTGACGCACTGGGCGCGCGACCGTCACCGCGGCGAGAAGCTGCCGCTGGAGTACGTCATCCGCAAGCAGTCGCACGACACCGCGCAGCTCTACGGGATGTCGGACCGTGGCGTGATCAGCGTGGGTAAGAAGGCCGACGTCAACGTCATCGACCTGGATGCGCTGACCTTGCATGCGCCGCGCATGGCGTATGACCTGCCTGCCGGCGGAAAGCGGTTGGTGCAGGGCGCGAGTGGTTACGACGCGACGATCGTCAGCGGCACGGTGACCCGCCGTCACGGTGTCGACACCGGTGCCCGCCCGGGTCGTCTGGTGCGCGGGACGCGCTGA
- a CDS encoding alpha/beta fold hydrolase — protein MADFRYDPRQRPAQPPAPAADAFTIHTAVVAEGVSLAFVREGIGGVPLLLVHGYPETKRIWWRNIEALAAAGFEVIVPDLRGMGDSSVPPDDQHDIVTYSRDLYALVHDELGHESCLIAASDVGAVVSTDLIHRFPGFVSRFCVFNTVPPMAVDYSGIGTRHPASVGGAADPTGDYRWMQGAFPDELAAMLPTPEARRQWVAAMYTNRLWGSAYAFAQADVDFMTEPFADEARLRAGWASYQLAYGRAMSEIPLMHAVDVPTLVLYGPDDHVVGEDFVPRCERAFLNRIGPLVVPGAGHFLQWERADIFNRLIPAVFGDVIASRRQVAPESTRPATV, from the coding sequence ATGGCGGATTTCCGGTATGACCCGCGTCAGCGGCCGGCGCAGCCTCCGGCACCGGCCGCTGACGCGTTCACCATCCACACTGCCGTTGTCGCCGAAGGGGTTTCGCTGGCATTCGTCCGCGAAGGTATCGGCGGAGTGCCCTTGCTGCTGGTGCACGGGTATCCCGAGACCAAGCGGATCTGGTGGCGCAACATCGAGGCCCTGGCTGCGGCGGGCTTCGAGGTCATCGTGCCGGATCTGCGCGGGATGGGGGACAGTTCGGTCCCGCCCGATGATCAGCACGACATCGTCACGTACTCCCGCGACCTGTACGCGTTGGTGCATGACGAGCTGGGTCACGAGTCCTGCCTGATCGCAGCGAGTGACGTCGGGGCGGTTGTGAGTACCGATCTGATCCATCGGTTCCCCGGATTCGTCAGCCGTTTCTGCGTTTTCAACACGGTGCCGCCCATGGCCGTCGACTACTCGGGTATCGGCACCCGACATCCGGCGTCGGTGGGCGGCGCGGCCGACCCCACCGGCGACTACCGCTGGATGCAGGGTGCCTTCCCCGATGAACTCGCCGCGATGCTGCCCACGCCCGAGGCGCGCAGGCAGTGGGTGGCCGCGATGTACACCAATCGGCTGTGGGGTTCGGCATACGCATTCGCCCAGGCCGACGTGGATTTCATGACCGAGCCGTTCGCCGACGAGGCGCGGCTACGGGCCGGCTGGGCGTCGTATCAACTCGCCTACGGTCGCGCGATGTCCGAGATCCCGCTGATGCACGCCGTGGACGTGCCCACGCTGGTGCTCTACGGCCCCGACGATCATGTGGTCGGCGAGGATTTCGTGCCTCGCTGTGAGCGGGCGTTTCTCAACCGCATTGGGCCACTGGTGGTTCCGGGTGCCGGCCATTTTCTGCAATGGGAGCGCGCCGACATCTTCAACCGGTTGATCCCCGCCGTGTTCGGCGACGTCATCGCTTCCCGTCGGCAGGTTGCGCCAGAATCGACCCGCCCAGCCACCGTCTGA
- a CDS encoding DUF4185 domain-containing protein, with protein sequence MAAAAAIGLVVAVGVAPSASAEPCEGAAAAAQPLPNQAFQIPKPSRLAPLNRPIGHMPAGANDRAPLPKLGQLPLALLKALMPNSGQVRQKAAVVPAPNPGGAQPVPNVAQPAPAAPEPAPAPAAAQPAPGAPPGTSIVGWVTGPDSPNQTIKRFAITGTDLGIMWDNGDPVNRQVLMAFGDTNGYCGIPGKQWRYNALFRSQDGSLSRTIAVPDGVVANKYSGSPVWRQGISKQIINSIGRAPEETGIIPTAGIAVGRNQYLNFMSIRNWDSPGAWSTNFSAIAMSPDNGENWGVYPGTIRTPGGGNENFQMGAFLKPGPGDPYVYTFGTPNGRGGSAYIARVSPAFIPDLTKYEYWNADNNAWVPGNPAAATPVIPGPVSEMSAQYNTYLKQYLVLYGNGANDVVMRTAPAPQGPWGPEQLIAPSSQIPGGIYAPYLHPWSTGKELYYNLSLWSAYNVMLMKTVLP encoded by the coding sequence ATGGCAGCGGCGGCCGCAATCGGACTTGTCGTTGCCGTCGGTGTGGCGCCCTCGGCATCGGCAGAACCCTGCGAAGGTGCTGCCGCGGCCGCGCAACCCCTCCCGAATCAGGCCTTTCAGATCCCGAAGCCGTCCCGGCTCGCCCCGCTCAACCGCCCGATCGGACACATGCCCGCCGGGGCCAACGACCGTGCTCCGCTGCCCAAGCTCGGCCAGTTGCCGTTGGCGCTCCTGAAGGCGCTGATGCCGAACAGCGGGCAGGTCAGGCAGAAGGCGGCCGTGGTCCCCGCACCTAATCCCGGTGGCGCCCAGCCCGTCCCGAATGTAGCGCAGCCGGCGCCTGCGGCACCCGAACCCGCGCCGGCCCCCGCGGCGGCGCAACCGGCACCGGGGGCGCCTCCCGGCACCTCGATCGTCGGGTGGGTGACCGGCCCGGACAGCCCCAACCAGACCATCAAACGCTTCGCCATCACCGGCACCGACCTCGGGATCATGTGGGACAACGGGGATCCGGTGAACCGCCAGGTGCTGATGGCGTTCGGCGATACCAACGGCTACTGCGGGATCCCCGGTAAGCAGTGGCGGTACAACGCGCTGTTCCGCAGCCAGGACGGTTCGCTGTCGCGGACCATCGCGGTGCCCGACGGTGTGGTGGCCAACAAGTACTCGGGTTCGCCGGTGTGGCGCCAGGGCATTTCGAAGCAGATCATCAACAGCATCGGCCGGGCGCCGGAGGAGACCGGGATCATTCCGACCGCGGGAATCGCGGTCGGGCGCAACCAGTATCTGAATTTCATGTCGATCCGGAACTGGGACAGCCCGGGAGCGTGGTCGACCAACTTCTCGGCGATCGCGATGTCCCCGGACAACGGTGAGAACTGGGGCGTCTACCCGGGGACCATCCGGACACCGGGCGGAGGCAACGAGAACTTCCAGATGGGCGCCTTCCTCAAGCCGGGCCCGGGTGATCCGTACGTGTACACGTTCGGCACCCCGAACGGACGCGGCGGGTCGGCGTACATCGCGAGGGTGTCCCCGGCGTTCATCCCGGACCTCACCAAGTACGAGTACTGGAATGCCGACAACAACGCATGGGTGCCGGGCAATCCGGCGGCGGCGACACCGGTGATCCCCGGCCCGGTGAGCGAGATGTCGGCCCAGTACAACACGTATCTCAAGCAGTACCTGGTGTTGTACGGCAACGGCGCCAACGATGTGGTGATGCGGACCGCGCCCGCGCCGCAGGGTCCGTGGGGACCCGAGCAGCTGATCGCACCCTCGTCACAGATCCCCGGCGGCATCTACGCGCCGTATCTGCACCCGTGGTCGACGGGCAAGGAGCTGTACTACAACCTGTCGCTGTGGTCGGCCTACAACGTCATGTTGATGAAGACCGTGCTGCCCTGA